One segment of Danio aesculapii chromosome 3, fDanAes4.1, whole genome shotgun sequence DNA contains the following:
- the LOC130221822 gene encoding gastrula zinc finger protein XlCGF49.1-like isoform X2 — MSDPEPCRIKHEDTEQQIDLIEENEEIKEEEHHVKIEENHLQTDGIFKRRDKNRFTCTQCGRSLARQSNLKIHMRIHTGEKPYTCTHCRKSFSRAPSLYRHMKIHTGEKPFTCTQCGKSFIQSSHLNQHIRIHTGEKPFTCTVCGNNFNHSSSLNLHMKSHTGIREHMCFECEKSFITAGDLKRHQRIHTGEKPYKCSHPYKK; from the exons atgagtgatccagaaccctgcagaattaaacatgaagacactgaacaacaaatag acctaattgaagagaatgaggagattaaagaggaggaacatcatgtcaaaattgaggaaaatcatttacagactgatggtattttcaaaaggagagacaagaatcgtttcacctgcactcagtgtggaaggaGTTTGGCAAGACAAAGcaatcttaagattcacatgaggatccacactggagagaaaccatacacatgcACTCATTGTCGGAAGAGTTTCAGCCGAGCACCATCCCTTTATAgacacatgaaaatccacactggagagaaaccattcacctgcactcagtgtgggaagagtttcatccagtcatcacaccttaatcaacacataaggatccacactggagagaaaccattcacatgcactgtGTGTGGGAACAATTTCAACcactcatcatcccttaatctacacatgaagaGCCACACTGGTATACGAGAGcatatgtgctttgagtgtgagaagagtTTTATTACAGCTGGAGACCTAAAAcggcaccagaggattcacactggagagaaaccgtacaagtgttcacacccttacaaaaaataa